One window from the genome of Halomicrobium zhouii encodes:
- a CDS encoding DUF7519 family protein, whose protein sequence is MTSPTASRDLLDRPTAPGALLAMVAGVATVALLIEGAGQWQALVAEIAGLGLCVGGYVAWQRGQKAPGSLAALAGGVLVLVALGLAVSRPEAVTDRLELLPGLLGLAVLLAGLVPVRSGWERRLVTAGAALLFVGVVTSGVVRGASEMQLLVAGVASVLAWDLGEQSVSLGGQVGRRAQTHRAELVHAGGSLLAGVAILGVTLGVAAMDVQGLSLAGFAVLLVAGFALVVAMRQ, encoded by the coding sequence ATGACGTCGCCGACTGCCTCGCGTGACCTGCTCGACCGACCGACTGCGCCCGGCGCGCTGCTGGCGATGGTGGCCGGCGTCGCCACCGTCGCGCTCCTCATCGAGGGTGCCGGCCAGTGGCAGGCGCTCGTCGCCGAGATCGCTGGACTGGGACTCTGTGTCGGCGGCTACGTCGCCTGGCAGCGCGGCCAGAAGGCCCCAGGGTCGCTCGCGGCGCTCGCGGGCGGCGTGCTCGTTCTCGTGGCACTCGGCCTCGCCGTCTCCCGGCCGGAGGCAGTGACGGACCGACTGGAGCTACTACCTGGATTGCTCGGCCTCGCGGTGCTGCTGGCAGGGCTGGTGCCCGTCCGCTCGGGCTGGGAGCGCAGGCTCGTGACCGCCGGCGCCGCGCTCCTGTTCGTCGGCGTCGTGACGAGCGGCGTGGTGCGAGGGGCGTCGGAGATGCAGTTGCTGGTCGCCGGCGTCGCGTCGGTGCTCGCCTGGGATCTCGGTGAGCAATCCGTCTCGCTGGGCGGCCAGGTCGGGCGTCGTGCGCAGACCCACCGGGCCGAGTTGGTCCACGCCGGTGGGAGTCTACTCGCTGGAGTCGCGATTCTGGGCGTGACGCTCGGCGTGGCTGCGATGGACGTCCAGGGACTCTCGCTGGCCGGCTTTGCGGTGTTGCTGGTCGCCGGCTTCGCGCTCGTCGTGGCGATGCGACAGTGA
- a CDS encoding DUF58 domain-containing protein, which yields MSDVRTTGRWRGVVALSLFAGAVGLLAQRPSLLLLASVGVGYAVYPRLVPVPPEPDLAVERTISERTPAHGESVDVAVTVRNEGDRWLTDLRIVDGVPALLPVVDGTPRRATALGPGEETTIEYAVEGREGKHRFEPTIVLSRDLSGATERTTTVQESTVIDCGVSVPQAALRDLTRRRTGELVTDEGGSGLEFHRMREYRRGDPVKRIDWRRYASGGDLTTVEFREERAAAVVLCVDVGTDVPADEPGATPTAHAVARSVAAADRLAAALADANHEFGLAALGPEPCWLPLGVGRSHLAHLRQLLDADPAFAPSTVAGSQDGPADRVVSPEFDSRDVAPEVNDSPEGPTVDQPGSTGAEAALSDGGRLVDGATSGRDRQTAELRERLGGNTQITLLSPLADDDILGTVRTLEAAGHPVTVVSPDTTAGETVGNRLAARERTTRIQALRRLGVPVVDWQTGDHLGNALERTMERYR from the coding sequence GTGAGCGACGTCCGCACCACCGGTCGCTGGCGCGGCGTCGTCGCACTCTCGCTGTTCGCGGGCGCGGTGGGCCTCCTCGCCCAGCGCCCCAGCCTGTTGCTACTCGCCTCGGTCGGCGTCGGCTACGCCGTCTACCCGCGACTCGTCCCGGTGCCGCCCGAACCCGACCTCGCCGTCGAGCGGACGATATCGGAGCGGACGCCCGCACACGGGGAGTCGGTCGACGTCGCGGTCACGGTCCGCAACGAGGGCGACCGGTGGCTCACCGACCTCCGTATCGTCGACGGCGTGCCCGCGCTACTCCCCGTCGTCGACGGGACGCCCCGGCGCGCCACGGCGCTGGGCCCCGGCGAGGAGACGACCATCGAGTACGCCGTCGAGGGCCGCGAGGGAAAACACCGGTTCGAACCGACGATCGTCCTCTCCAGGGACCTCAGCGGCGCGACGGAACGGACGACGACCGTCCAGGAGTCGACGGTGATCGACTGCGGCGTCTCGGTCCCCCAGGCCGCCCTGCGGGACCTGACCCGCCGGCGGACCGGCGAACTCGTCACCGACGAGGGCGGGAGCGGCCTGGAGTTCCACCGCATGCGCGAGTACCGCCGCGGCGACCCGGTGAAACGGATCGACTGGCGGCGCTACGCCAGCGGTGGCGACCTGACGACCGTCGAGTTCCGGGAGGAACGGGCCGCCGCGGTCGTGCTCTGCGTCGACGTCGGGACGGACGTCCCAGCCGACGAACCGGGGGCGACACCGACCGCCCACGCCGTCGCCCGGAGCGTCGCCGCGGCCGACCGCCTGGCCGCCGCGCTCGCCGACGCAAACCACGAGTTCGGCCTCGCCGCGCTCGGCCCGGAGCCCTGTTGGCTCCCGCTCGGCGTCGGCCGGAGCCACCTGGCCCACCTTCGCCAGTTGCTCGACGCCGACCCCGCGTTCGCGCCGTCGACGGTCGCCGGCAGCCAGGACGGCCCTGCCGACCGGGTCGTCTCGCCCGAGTTCGACAGCAGGGACGTTGCGCCCGAGGTGAACGACTCCCCGGAGGGACCCACGGTGGACCAGCCCGGCTCCACCGGCGCGGAAGCAGCGCTCTCCGATGGCGGCCGGCTGGTGGACGGCGCGACGAGCGGTCGCGACCGCCAGACCGCCGAACTCCGTGAGCGACTCGGCGGCAACACCCAGATTACGCTGCTGAGCCCGCTCGCCGACGACGACATCCTGGGGACCGTGCGGACCCTGGAGGCCGCCGGCCACCCAGTCACCGTCGTCAGCCCGGACACGACGGCCGGGGAGACGGTCGGGAACCGCCTGGCCGCGCGCGAACGGACGACGCGGATCCAGGCGCTCCGCCGCCTCGGCGTCCCCGTCGTCGACTGGCAGACCGGTGACCACCTCGGCAACGCCCTCGAACGGACCATGGAGCGATACCGATGA